One Polyangia bacterium genomic window carries:
- a CDS encoding response regulator transcription factor: MKILLMSKDRQFCDRTRLAFAREGSAVRIADRQGIQSRAVLTDDVMLLHSANAASAARWCRVVRRVHRGGPLVACCDNLDSAGVATVLNAGADDVVLAAVPDAELLARVRAVCRRSPGPTAGQQRFGSIVVDPTRRGASINGQLVPLRRAEFRLLSYLLAHADRIVGARELIEDVLGGKHTGDNALLRVHLSQLRRKLGPAGTAIETVRGQGYRLTRASADAVLMKSA, encoded by the coding sequence ATGAAAATCCTGTTGATGTCGAAGGATCGCCAGTTTTGCGATCGCACCCGACTGGCCTTCGCGCGCGAAGGCAGCGCGGTTCGGATCGCCGATCGGCAGGGGATCCAGTCGCGAGCCGTCCTGACGGACGATGTGATGCTCTTGCATTCAGCCAACGCGGCCAGCGCGGCCCGCTGGTGTCGGGTGGTTCGCCGCGTGCACCGGGGTGGGCCGCTGGTCGCGTGCTGCGACAACTTGGACTCCGCGGGCGTGGCGACGGTGCTGAATGCGGGCGCCGATGACGTGGTGCTGGCGGCGGTTCCCGATGCCGAGCTCCTGGCACGGGTCCGGGCGGTCTGCCGCCGCAGCCCGGGCCCCACCGCCGGGCAGCAGCGTTTCGGATCGATCGTCGTCGATCCGACCAGGCGCGGCGCCAGCATCAACGGCCAGTTGGTGCCGCTGCGCCGGGCAGAGTTTCGCCTGCTGAGTTACCTGCTGGCCCACGCCGATCGCATCGTCGGGGCCCGCGAGCTCATCGAAGACGTCCTGGGCGGCAAGCACACCGGTGACAATGCCCTGCTCCGGGTTCACCTTTCTCAGCTGCGGCGCAAGCTGGGCCCTGCCGGGACCGCCATCGAGACCGTGCGCGGGCAAGGCTATCGCCTGACCAGGGCCAGCGCTGATGCCGTGCTGATGAAAAGCGCCTGA